TTGCATTCTCATAATTTCCTTATACGCTTCAACAACCTTGTTTCTTATCCCCAAAGTTAACTGAAGAGCAACATTTGCTTTTTCTGCTGCAATAGTTACATCATGAAGGTTGTCCAATTCACCTGTGATGAGAAGCTTTTTATATTCTTCTTTATCTAATTGCAGTTGATTTACTTTATCTAAAGCATCTTTTAAT
This portion of the Keratinibaculum paraultunense genome encodes:
- the fliE gene encoding flagellar hook-basal body complex protein FliE; the protein is MQIKTINTYRPALCHENKEGDFKKQTIKFDNLLKDALDKVNQLQLDKEEYKKLLITGELDNLHDVTIAAEKANVALQLTLGIRNKVVEAYKEIMRMQI